In Stomoxys calcitrans chromosome 2, idStoCalc2.1, whole genome shotgun sequence, the following proteins share a genomic window:
- the LOC106095310 gene encoding uncharacterized protein LOC106095310, translating to MKFLVCLALFASLALVSVNALAGQSACRDPTEVHQKFPHHWDPSKYWYCEKLNENAVERDCPKDTAYMHLLKECIPWPNWVWKKPENPPTVA from the exons ATGAAATTCT TGGTTTGCTTGGCTCTCTTCGCCTCCTTGGCTCTGGTCTCTGTGAACGCTCTTGCTGGTCAATCGGCTTGCCGTGACCCCACTGAAGTTCATCAGAAATTCCCCCATCACTGGGATCCATCCAAGTATTGGTATTGtgaaaaattgaatgaaaatgccGTTGAGAGAGATTGCCCCAAGGATACCGCCTACATGCATTTGTTGAAGGAATGCATTCCCTGGCCCAACTGGGTCTGGAAGAAACCAGAAAATCCCCCAACAGTTGCTTAG
- the LOC106095309 gene encoding uncharacterized protein LOC106095309, whose translation MFKVSVFVALMALASVAFAYEPQEIYAEPNCAVVTDHNRMFRDISDPTHYWICPEGQEKASYIQCPPNEAFMEAPQKCVVWEEWKWVEPYTK comes from the exons atgttCAAAG TTTCCGTCtttgttgcccttatggccttgGCCTCCGTTGCCTTTGCCTATGAACCTCAGGAAATTTATGCCGAACCCAATTGTGCCGTTGTCACAGATCACAATCGCATGTTCCGTGATATTTCCGATCCTACCCACTATTGGATTTGCCCCGAGGGTCAAGAGAAAGCCAGCTACATTCAATGTCCTCCCAATGAGGCCTTCATGGAGGCTCCCCAAAAATGCGTTGTCTGGGAAGAATGGAAATGGGTTGAACCTTACACAAAATAA